Proteins encoded within one genomic window of Scheffersomyces stipitis CBS 6054 chromosome 3, complete sequence:
- a CDS encoding predicted protein, with translation MAFDKPGRGGKSFRGKSRSSYVDMRETKSRDIKKALTHRARLRKSYFKLLEKEGMSTPRDEIDNTSIYQLESGEDEADQIQERRERKPLPKQEKVKPMNFAERAKIAKQRKEENRKAKLEDVRERRQTIERKNREREKRKERISQTTKTGQPRMGPRINNLLDKIKKDM, from the coding sequence ATGGCATTTGACAAACCAGGAAGAGGAGGCAAAAGCTTCAGAGGAAAGAGCAGAAGCTCTTACGTGGATATGCGTGAGACAAAATCTAGGGATATCAAGAAAGCATTAACTCATAGAGCCAGATTGAGAAAGAGTTACTTCAAATTGTTAGAAAAGGAAGGAATGAGCACTCCAAGAGATGAAATAGATAACACTAGCATTTACCAATTAGAGAGTGGCGAAGACGAAGCAGATCAAatacaagaaagaagagaaagaaaaccTTTGCCAAAACAGGAAAAGGTGAAACCTATGAACTTTGCTGAAAGGGCCAAGATAGCCAAGCagagaaaggaagaaaacagaaaggcaaagttggaagatgtAAGAGAAAGACGCCAAACcatagaaagaaagaatagaGAGAGggaaaagagaaaagaaagaatatcCCAGACCACCAAGACTGGACAACCACGTATGGGTCCTAGAATCAATAATTTATTGgacaaaatcaagaaggatATGTGA
- a CDS encoding cytochrome c heme-binding site produces the protein MLRPQGQDLSSQSSTTILCGICHQNTSNYACPQCKILYCSMVCFKSPEHESCSKQFLKKNVESSETETASQKKMLEILDKYTMEDDQQDDYVEKEPKRQWKYVPPESTAKQIEELKTKFGFSGSKKNTFEHEPSNDSDSDKTDHELTAQEERELEELVNGATEEQLLQILSPEQLRQFQDLIENGYYEDADSDDDYE, from the coding sequence ATGCTTCGACCCCAGGGCCAAGATCTAAGCTCGCAGTCTTCCACAACTATTCTCTGTGGAATATGCCATCAGAACACATCTAATTATGCATGCCCACAATGTAAGATATTATACTGTTCCATGGTGTGTTTCAAGTCGCCAGAGCATGAAAGCTGCTCCAAACAGTTCCTCAAGAAAAACGTAGAAAGCTCGGAAACAGAAACGGCTTcccagaagaaaatgcTAGAGATATTAGATAAATACACTATGGAAGACGATCAACAAGACGATTATGTAGAAAAGGAGCCTAAAAGACAATGGAAATACGTGCCTCCAGAAAGCACTGCTAAGCAgatagaagaattgaaaacgAAATTTGGCTTCTCTGgtctgaagaagaatacctTTGAACATGAGCCATCGAATGATCTGGACAGCGACAAAACCGACCATGAACTTACagcacaagaagaaagggAGTTGGAAGAACTTGTCAATGGGGCTACGGAGGAGCAACTTTTGCAAATTCTTTCTCCAGAACAGCTAagacaatttcaagatttaATTGAAAACGGCTACTACGAGGACGCAGATAGTGATGACGACTACGAATAG
- a CDS encoding predicted protein produces MALLKCNFPHHVFLLQLRKKMVLTTRIGTACAVTRHSVGPMAVGFRGMSPRISSSLTRRFSTFARSGPKPRSFKRMFTVGVALGLGGSALYYTNDNVRHVVLTAERVTVVTVAVFRCFNMYLQTLGKDYESREERSKALKKTHKRAADITLRALETNGGIYIKLGQHITALTYLLPREWTDTMIPLQDQCPRSSMEEIEKMFVNDLGTSVNDMFSEFDPEPVGVASLAQVHIATLRESGEKVAVKIQHPSLQEFVPLDVFLTKTVFELMYKFFPEYPLTWLGEEMQSSIFIELDFTKEAENAQKTAAYFKDLKRETALKVPKIVEAQQRILIMEYVGGARLDNLDYLREHNISAADVSSCLSHIFNDMIFTPGVGLHCDPHGGNLAIRALENSEYKNGHNFEIILYDHGLYRDIPVQMKRDYSHFWLAVLDSDVPKMREYAEKFAGIQGDQKFRIFVSAITGRAPENALNDIKKSRSEEEIRIIQNELNYSEGVLEDLMDILSSMPRMVLLILKTNDLTRSLDENLNNPLGPERTFLILANYCARVVYDEENEKIAKEYKSYSVKKFVHYLTNWWSYHKRTSQLFLYDFIVMLRNARRRLSL; encoded by the coding sequence ATGGCTCTATTGAAATGCAACTTTCCACATCAtgtttttcttctacagttACGCAAAAAGATGGTTTTGACGACACGTATAGGCACAGCTTGTGCTGTGACCCGTCACAGTGTCGGACCGATGGCAGTCGGTTTCCGAGGGATGAGTCCCCGTATCTCGTCATCTCTCACAAGACGTTTCTCAACCTTTGCCAGATCTGGCCCCAAGCCTAGATCTTTCAAAAGGATGTTCACAGTAGGTGTAGCACTTGGCTTAGGAGGCTCGGCATTATACTACACTAACGACAATGTCCGTCACGTGGTTCTTACGGCAGAAAGGGTCACGGTGGTGACAGTTGCTGTCTTCAGGTGTTTCAACATGTACTTACAAACGCTTGGGAAGGACTACGAGTCCCGTGAAGAGCGCTCCAAGGCGTTAAAGAAGACCCACAAGCGAGCAGCTGATATCACCTTGAGAGCCTTAGAGACGAATGGAGGTATCTACATCAAGTTGGGTCAGCATATCACTGCCCTTACCTATTTATTGCCTAGAGAATGGACAGATACAATGATACCCTTACAAGATCAGTGTCCTCGTTCGTCCATGGAGGAGATCGAGAAAATGTTTGTCAACGATTTGGGTACCTCAGTGAATGATATGTTTTCAGAGTTTGATCCAGAACCGGTCGGTGTAGCCTCTTTGGCACAAGTCCATATAGCAACGCTCAGAGAGTCGGGCGAAAAAGTGGCTGTCAAGATCCAGCACCCTTCCTTGCAAGAATTTGTTCCTCTTGATGTTTTCTTGACGAAGACCGTGTTTGAGTTGATGTACAAGTTTTTCCCAGAATACCCCCTCACCTGgcttggtgaagaaatgcAGAGCTCTATCTTTATCGAATTGGACTTTAcaaaagaagcagaaaatgCTCAAAAGACGGCTGCTTACTTCAAGGACCTCAAGAGAGAGACTGCTTTGAAAGTTCCTAAGATTGTCGAAGCTCAGCAAAGAATATTGATTATGGAATATGTAGGAGGTGCCAGATTAGACAACCTCGATTATTTACGAGAACACAACATTTCTGCCGCCGATGTTTCGTCGTGTTTGTCACACATATTCAACGACATGATCTTCACGCCAGGCGTAGGATTACACTGTGATCCTCATGGAGGTAACTTGGCTATTAGAGCTCTAGAAAACTCGGAATACAAGAACGGCCATAACTTTGAAATCATCTTATATGACCATGGTTTGTACAGAGATATACCGGTTCAGATGAAACGTGATTACTCTCACTTCTGGTTGGCTGTTCTTGATAGTGATGTGCCCAAAATGAGAGAGTACGCTGAGAAGTTTGCTGGAATACAAGGCGATCAAAAGTTCAGAATCTTTGTCTCTGCCATCACCGGAAGAGCTCCAGAAAATGCATTGAACGACATCAAGAAACTGAGatccgaagaagaaattagGATCATCCAAAACGAGTTGAACTACCTGGAAGGTGTtcttgaagacttgatggATATCTTAAGTTCTATGCCGAGAATGGTGTTGTTGATTCTCAAGACAAATGACTTAACAAGGAGCTTGGATGAGAATTTGAACAACCCCTTGGGACCTGAGAGAAcctttttgattttggcaaATTACTGCGCTCGTGTAGTTTACGACGAAGAAAACGAGAAAATAGCCAAGGAGTACAAATCGTATTCGGTAAAAAAATTTGTTCATTACTTGACCAACTGGTGGTCCTACCACAAAAGAACTAGCCAATTGTTCCTTTATGACTTTATCGTCATGCTACGCAACGCTAGAAGGAGACTCTCCTTGTAA
- a CDS encoding vacuolar amino acid transporter 2 (go_component membrane~go_function amino acid-polyamine transporter activity~go_process amino acid transport) gives MANSILGAGIIGQPFAFRNAGLVGGILVMIGLTFVIDWTLRLIVINSHLSQTRSYQDTVNYCYGTYGKILLLFAISSFAYGGCMAFCVIIGDTIPHVLKAFIPKSVTSSDSVFGWLFKRNSIIVLFTTCISYPLSLNRDISKLAKASGFALVGMLIIVVLTVARGPFVDPSLRSDLTALEWTVNFNIFQGISVISFALVCHHNTILIYQSMKNATLSKFAKLTHISCGVSMVCCLVMGISGLLNFGDATKGNILNNFKSNDNWINVARFCFGLNMLTTFPLEIFVVRDVLKDIVLANSSDAQNGSTAHLELSSKQHFVITTVLVFSSMSVSLFTCNLGIILELIGATSASLMAYIIPPLCYFKLSWDQIDYKNAGKKDKRDFIIWKALPSISCVLFGFAVMFISSFMSIRTSLKDTEGGHCVED, from the coding sequence ATGGCCAATTCCATTTTGGGAGCTGGGATCATTGGCCAGCCATTTGCTTTCAGAAACGCTGGACTTGTTGGCGGAATCTTGGTAATGATTGGTTTGACTTTTGTCATTGACTGGACTCTCCGATTGATTGTCATCAACTCCCACTTGTCGCAGACTAGATCGTACCAAGACACCGTAAACTATTGCTATGGAACTTACGGCAAGATCTTACTTTTGTTTGCTATTAGTTCCTTTGCGTATGGAGGTTGTATGGCTTTCTGTGTAATCATCGGTGATACCATACCTCATGTATTGAAGGCATTCATCCCCAAATCGGTCACTAGTTCTGACTCCGTTTTTGGATGGTTGTTCAAGCGTAATTCAATCATTGTATTGTTCACCACTTGCATTTCATATCCCTTGTCGCTTAATAGAGACATCTCTAAATTGGCAAAGGCTTCAGGCTTTGCATTAGTAGGGATGTTGATCATCGTAGTTCTCACTGTAGCCAGAGGGCCATTTGTGGATCCTTCGTTGAGATCTGATTTGACAGCCTTGGAATGGACAGTTAACTTTAACATTTTCCAAGGTATTTCAGTTATTTCTTTCGCATTGGTCTGCCACCATAACACCATTCTCATCTACcaatcaatgaagaatgCTACCCTCTCCAAATTTGCCAAATTGACCCACATCTCATGTGGTGTTTCTATGGTCTGTTGTTTGGTTATGGGAATCAGCGGTTTGTTGAACTTTGGTGATGCCACAAAGGGaaacatcttgaacaacttcaagagcAACGATAACTGGATTAACGTAGCCAGGTTTTGCTTTGGATTGAATATGTTGACTACCTTTCCGTTAGAGATTTTTGTCGTCAGAGATGTCCTAAAAGACATTGTCCTAGCAAACAGTTCCGACGCTCAGAATGGAAGCACAGCCCATCTTGAGTTGAGCTCCAAACAGCATTTTGTTATAACCACCGTGCTCGTGTTTTCTTCTATGTCTGTTTCATTATTCACCTGTAATCTCGGTATTATATTAGAGTTGATAGGTGCAACTTCGGCATCATTGATGGCATACATCATCCCTCCATTGTGCTACTTCAAGCTTTCATGGGATCAAATCGACTACAAGAACGCAGgaaaaaaagacaagagAGACTTTATCATATGGAAGGCATTACCCAGCATCTCCTGTGTTCTCTTTGGCTTTGCTGTTATGTTTATTTCGTCATTCATGAGCATTCGTACCAGTCTTAAAGACACTGAAGGTGGTCATTGTGTAGAAGATTAA
- a CDS encoding topoisomerase I interacting factor, giving the protein MSVSDIETERTRYYDAYDADDAELDGFIVSDEENDNLENENRNERDPDSRNQDDVDEYGQPQIDRIRTMTEALAPNESQASKVLRAHISVLVSALGGPDHTSNISPPPYKLGHDALACLKDIKRWIKSVDDRQDSYQVALACAESGLVINDLIVILCQWDSKNKKKEDFRNKRTMEKIMLACLELLVLLTWSVELRPESSDKQKLLYYDVKKAQIKYKRAILTYNKGQTLKAVIRLVLPIISKERVDREPKDNAIMRLVLFFFRNILYVEPPSPSISKKSSKTIVVTDNMPEGVSYDDISLSATISAFSKNRVLMLFLTLSSGIGVDFDSRFLGPTLLECIHLLVRGVDPNDILKLKQMRIPTEINDPGNSSSPFHNVPPASSTTGLQLQDLLAKESKIKNSQTQSMSTRHGRFGSLLSIRGDHSMSFVVSGQEALINAGQTMQKLDRSKKWKNRSYFKYDSDEYTKSSNTTYMNYGGLVILHEFIESFLAGGCFNILIEKLSSVFSSSDSILEKEYETATFFLTIAWFFQYKREKTVLYSSGTTNLQPIGEEDDRNDFGSVGAALSQVNFILLVKYCVDSFSISPKRWSSLHVVLICLKELLEISNTLFTRSSSSAGDEEQNELDRELAEGIISHLLVTQDFLSILYHLPQTASRHSPEYLKVCISVVHILLKTLKNFAEEDVKLFIQTTRRNSKKKANKESNDQSDAVEQVDESDTEDKRTHARVTRERKINYERTEVKFFHQDTVSTYIEYLSRYEDLTHYEIKKCLTYFHRLFVVRKDFNGLYRLDFMQVLHKLRDYLPSQSNIRGQVDEFIYYFMKKFKASIERFPNPIEILFPRFEDAESKTYLATGELYIQTEREIRSANVKRFEPGKPLEFVRHFEDNEKYKILVSALYEQGLSNMLVCLVEDLQRIHGIKQLDEDVDEVLQLKEDFRQYVLTNSHLRLLLRTVGLIPGYSLSQECQVPSKLTSSDIDSAITLIKKWMGLQPATFEDGKDPSYFLRSTGDTVDRPIDYSDSEDDIAFEITPKDRPNESHYDMLTELDELERAISGAENREKGKARKRGNKSSSTIKKKSLQSRSRRPPRFNVDSDDESELRKEVKSSEFVHDSDDESDDEAFFEREERLRQMLNSSGGIVNAQQLSEFKKVWASLESTGGIATASQVVRAVESVANISDGVDTHSHQDDKSQPSDSENEDSSEEVSEVQIRKRLRIEDDENDSDNNVSENYVSAEEGEEATPTVKRKKRLVISDDEDE; this is encoded by the exons ATGAGTGTCTCGGACATAGAAACTGAGCGGACCCGTTATTATGACGCCTACGACGCTGACGACGCGGAGTTGGATGGTTTTATCGTTTCCGAcgaagaaaacgacaaTCTCGAAAATGAGAATCGCAATGAAAGAGATCCAGATTCACGGAACCAAGACGATGTAGACGAATACGGCCAGCCCCAAATAGACAGGATACGAACCATGACAGAAGCATTGGCTCCAAATGAATCTCAGGCCCTGAAAGTGTTGAGAGCTCATATTTCCGTTTTGGTGTCTGCTTTGGGTGGTCCAGATCACACTTCCAATATCTCCCCACCTCCATATAAACTCGGCCACGATGCTTTGGCATGTTTGAAAGATATCAAAAGATGGATTAAATCCGTAGACGACAGACAGGACAGTTATCAGGTAGCTTTGGCATGTGCCGAATCAGGATTGGTAATTAACGACTTGATTGTAATTCTCTGTCAATGGGATTCAAAGAATaagaaaaaagaagatttcagAAACAAACGAACTATGGAAAAAATTATGTTGGCATGTTTGGAATTGCTCGTTTTATTGACTTGGTCTGTGGAGTTGCGCCCGGAGCTGTCAGACAAGCAGAAGTTGCTCTATTACGATGTGAAGAAAGCACAGATCAAATACAAGAGAGCTATTTTAACCTACAACAAGGGCCAGACTCTCAAGGCAGTAATTCGCTTGGTTCTTCCCATAATTTCAAAGGAAAGAGTTGACCGTGAACCAAAAGACAATGCTATCATGAGATtagttcttttcttcttcagaaacattTTGTACGTAGAGCCCCCCAGTCCCAGTATTTCCAAAAAGTCATCCAAGACAATTGTTGTTACCGATAATATGCCTGAAGGGGTCTCATACGATGACATTTCGTTGTCCGCCACAATTTCTGCATTCAGCAAGAACAGAGTATTGATGCTCTTTCTCACTCTATCCAGTGGAATAGGTGTAGATTTCGATAGTCGGTTTCTCGGCCCTACTCTTTTGGAATGTATCCATTTGTTAGTCAGAGGTGTCGATCCAAATGATATCTTGAAACTAAAGCAAATGCGCATTCCAACAGAGATCAACGACCCCGGCAACTCCTCACTGCCATTCCACAATGTACCACCAgcttcatctacaacaggcttgcaattgcaagatCTTCTAGCAAAAGAATCCAAGATCAAAAATAGTCAAACGCAGAGTATGTCCACAAGACATGGCCGCTTCGGATCGTTGCTTTCCATCAGAGGTGATCATTCAATGTCTTTCGTAGTTTCTGGACAAGAAGCATTGATCAATGCTGGACAGACAATGCAAAAACTTGATCGTTCtaagaaatggaagaatCGTTCATATTTCAAATACGATTCGGACGAGTACACAAAGTCATCGAACACTACCTATATGAACTATGGGGGCCTCGTCATCCTTCATGAGTTTATCGAACTGTTCTTAGCTGGCGGTTGCTTTAACATTTTAATAGAAAAATTATCGTCTGTTTTCTCCAGTTCAGACTccattcttgaaaaagaatacGAAACTGCTACATTTTTCTTGACGATTGCATGGTTCTTCCAGTATAAGCGAGAAAAGACCGTTCTTTACTCTTCTGGGACAACTAACTTGCAACCAATaggtgaagaagatgacAGGAACGATTTTGGCTCTGTTGGTGCAGCTCTCAGTCAAGTGAATTTTATCTTGCTTGTAAAGTACTGTGTTGATTCTTTCAGTATTTCCCCTAAGCGATGGAGTTCACTTCATGTAGTGTTGATCTGTTTGAAAGAACTTTTGGAGATTTCTAATACGCTCTTTACTAGATCTTCGAGTTCGGCAGGGGACGAGGAGCAGAACGAGTTGGATCGAGAGTTGGCAGAGGGAATTATAAGTCACTTACTCGTAACACAGGATTTCCTTTCTATTCTTTATCATTTACCTCAGACTGCTTCTAGGCATTCTCCTGAGTACCTAAAGGTTTGTATTTCTGTGGTTCACATCTTGCTCAAGACATTAAAGAATTTTGCCGAAGAGGATGTTAAGTTATTTATACAAACAACTAGAAGGAACTCGAAGAAAAAAGCAAATAAAGAATCAAATGATCAATCCGACGCTGTTGAGCAAGTAGATGAATCGGATACTGAAGATAAACGTACTCATGCCCGAGtcaccagagaaagaaaaatcaaCTACGAGCGCACAGAGGTTAAATTCTTCCACCAAGACACTGTTTCAACCTACATTGAGTATTTATCGCGATACGAAGATCTTACCCACtatgaaatcaagaaatgTCTTACTTATTTCCACCGATTATTTGTGGTAAGAAAGGATTTCAATGGATTGTACAGACTAGATTTCATGCAAGTGCTACACAAGCTTCGGGATTACTTACCATCTCAAAGCAATATTCGAGGGCAGGTAGATGAATTCATATACTATTTcatgaagaaattcaagGCTAGCATCGAGAGATTCCCCAACCctattgaaattttgtttCCAAGATTTGAAGATGCAGAATCTAAAACTTATTTGGCAACAGGAGAACTATACATTcaaacagaaagagaaattaGAAGTGCTAATGTCAAAAGATTTGAACCTGGCAAACCATTGGAGTTTGTTAGACATTTTGAGGACAAcgaaaagtacaagatTTTGGTAAGTGCCCTATATGAACAAGGACTTCTGAATATGTTGGTTTGTCTAGTGGAAGACTTGCAACGTATTCATGGAATTAAGCAATTGGATGAGgatgttgatgaagtgCTCCAACTTAAAGAAGACTTCAGGCAATATGTTCTTACGAATTCTCATTTGCggttgttgttgagaaCTGTTGGTTTAATTCCTGGTTATTCCTTGAGTCAGGAATGTCAAGTTCCGAGTAAGTTGACAAGTTCAGATATTGACAGTGCAATAACGTTGATAAAGAAATGGATGGGCTTACAACCTGCTACCTTCGAGGATGGCAAAGACCCATCGTATTTCTTGAGAAGCACAGGGGACACAGTTGATAGACCAATTGATTACCTGGACAGCGAAGACGATATTGCATTCGAGATCACACCAAAAGATAGACCAAACGAGAGCCACTATGATATGCTTACTGAATTGGATGAATTGGAACGTGCTATCAGTGGAGCTGAAAATCGTGAGAAAGGTAAAGCTAGAAAAAGAGGAAATAAGTCCAGCTCCACTATCAAGAAAAAGCTGTTGCAATCACGTAGTCGTCGTCCTCCAAGGTTTAATGTGGATTCCGATGATGAAAGTGAattgagaaaagaagtgAAGTCTTCAGAATTCGTTCATGATTCTGACGACGAATCGGACGATGAAGCTTTCTTTGAAAGAGAGGAGCGTTTGAGGCAAATGTTGAATTCATCTGGTGGTATCGTTAATGCACAGCAGTTGAGtgaattcaagaaggtATGGGCTAGTTTAGAGTCTACAGGTGGAATTGCTACAGCTAGTCAAGTTGTTCGTGCAGTTGAATCTGTAGCTAACATTTCAGATGGTGTTGATACTCATAGTCACCAAGACGACA AATCTCAACCTTCTGATTCCGAGAACGAAGACTCTAGTGAAGAAGTATCTGAGGTCCAAATCCGAAAGAGATtaagaattgaagatgatgaaaatgacagTGACAATAATGTGTCTGAGAATTACGTCAGTGCTGAAGAGGGAGAAGAAGCGACACCAACCGTTAAACGTAAGAAGAGGCTAGTTATTagtgatgatgaagatgagtAA